The genomic stretch TGCTTGCGCTACAGACGCGCCAGCAGCTCGGCATCGTGTCGTTGAGCCTGTCATCGCAGGCGCAGCAGGGCGTCCTCAGCCTGTTCTAGGCGAGTCGTGAAGTGGTCCGGCGGACGTGCGGGCGGAACGGCAGAATTACGAGGGGCTGCCGTGACCGCCGGCGTCCGTCCGGCCGATGTGACGGGGGGCTTCGGCCCCCCGTTTCAGTAGTTCAGGAAGCAATCTCGACTATGGATTCGGTCATTCACCCTGCCTGCGAGGAACACCTTGGCGCTTCGACTCACACTCAAGCCGAACGAACGCGTGATCATCGGCGGAACCGCGATTCGAAACGGCGACCAGCGCGCTGAATTCTGGATCGAATGCGAAGTACCGGTGCTGCGCGAGTCCGACATCCTGAGCCCGCAGGCGGTTCGCACTCCGTGCGAGCGCGTCTACCTGGCGCTCGAGCTGCTCTACGTCGACCCCGCGCGCGCCGAAACGCACCTCGCGACCTACCACGAACTGGTGGCCGACGTGAAGGCCGCCGCACCCAGCCTGACACCGCGGCTCGACGTGATGGAAGTCGAAGTCGAGCAGCATCGGCTCTATCAGGCCCTGCGCAGCGCCCGCCAACTGCTCGAAGACGAGCGTGGGATCCTCGCCCGTGCACGCTAATCCACTGGATGCCTACGAGACCGCCGGAAAGTCGTCACGCTCGAGCCGCGAGCTCGAAGCCACCGCGCTGTTCAAGGCCGCACGTCAGCTCCAGGACTGCATCGCGAACTGGAACGCGACGGATCTGCGAGCGCGACTCTCGGCCGCGCTGAACTACAACCAGCGGCTGTGGACGTTCTTTCAGGCCGAGCTGAGCGAGCCCGGCAGCGTGCTGCCGGCAGAGCTGCGAGCCAAGCTCCTGAGCCTCAGCGTGTTCGTCGACCGCCGCACGTTCGAGCTGATGGCGAAGCCGGATCCGGCCAAGTTGAACTCCCTCATCGAGATCAATCGACAGGTCGCGGCGGGGCTTTCGCAGCCCCCGACCCCCGCGGGCGGCGCCTAGATTTCTGCCGGGGACCCTCAACTCACCCCCGGGGCGGCCGACACTTGGAAGCAGGAGAACGGGAGTTTCCGAATCCCGCCCCCTCTGCAATCCGAAAGCCGGAGCCAAAGACATGAAGATTCCACCGCGCGAACCAGCCCTTCCCCAGCGAACGGATCTCGCATCCATCGCAAGGGATTCCCGGGCGCCGCAGGCGTCCAAGGGTGCCCGCGAAAACGCCCGTCTGCACGAGCGGTCCGAAGTCGCACGGGATGCGGTCGCGCGTGGCGCCGAACACGGATTCGACGAGCGCGATCGCGTCGAGCTCTCGAGCGAAGCCCGCGAGATGTCGATGCTCGAGCACGAACTCGTGCCGCCCGGCGACGCCATTCCGGGTCGCATCAGCACGATTCTCGGCCGGCTCGCCGACGGCTTCTACGACAGTGAGCCGGTGCGCTCGGAGGTGCTGAGCCGGTTGCTCGAAGACCTGAACGGGTCCTCGTCCGCGAGTTCGTGATCCGATGAATTGCCTGGTCGTGGACCCGTCCGCGACGGTGAGGCGCATGCTGGCTCGCGCCGCCACCGACTGCGGATGCAGCGAGGTTCGCGAGGCCGAGGGCGCGCCCCAGGCGACCGAGCTGTGCGACGAGACCACGCGGCTGGTGTTGACCGGCTGGCCGAGTTCGGGCTTCGACGCTCCCGCGCTGGTGAGCCACATGCGCTCGCGCGACGACGATGCGATGGGACGCCGCTTCGTGATCGTCACCACGCGCTCGCGCTCCGAGGACGTGCAGGCCGCCGTCGACGGTGGCGTGGATCTCTACCTGCTGCGCCCGGTGACGCCCGACGAGCTGCGGCTTCGCATCGCGACCGCCATGCAGTCGCTGCCCGCGGTGCGCGACGTCGAGCCCGACGACATCGAGAGCATCGGCGGCGGCGACTCGAACGCGCCGGTCGCCCGCGCCGCCTGAGCTGCTGCGCCACCTGCATCGCGGCGCTACCGACCCGCGATCGGCTCACCTTCCGGATGCGCGGCGAAGCGCGCGATGCGAGCCGCCAGTTCCTGCGGCTGATCGAGCATCACGAAGTGGCCGGCGTCGCGGATCCGCTCGACCTCGAGCTGCGGCACTTGGTCGAAGCCGATGATCGCAGCGACGTCTTCCCAGCGCTCGTCGGGTCCCCAGGTGCGTGGCGCGAAGATCGCGAGCATCGGCGGCTGCAGGCGCGTCATCTGTGCCGAGATGTCGCTCGTCATGGCGAGTCGGATCCAGCGCTTGACCGTGGTCGAGTCGAGCGCCCTCACCTCGCGATAGAGCCGCTCGCCCTGCTCGGCGTCACGCCCGAAGTCGAGGTAGGCGGCGTGGATCACGCCGTCGTAGTCGGAGTCGAGTGCGGCCAGCAGGCCGGCGCGTGCCGCTTCGTTCATCGGCGGCTTGAGCGCGGTCTCGATCAGCACCAGCGCACGCACGCGCCCCGGCGAAGCGAGCGCCTCGGCCGCGCACACGAGGCCGCCGACCGAGTGCCCGACCAGGGTGACCGGCTCGTTCCCGATCTCGGCCAGCGCCACGTCGAGCGCCACGCGTGCTTCTTCGAGCGAAAAGTTGTGCGGCATGTCGCTCAGGCCGTGGCCCGGCAGATCGACCAGCGTCACCTGGTGGCGACGCGCCAGCGCGCGCGCGGTCGGCAGCCAGTCCGCATCGCTGCTTCCGAGCCCGTGCACCAGCACCACGCGCGGACCGCGGCCAAACGTGCCGTGCGCATTCGGCGTCGGCGTGCTCTCGCGCAGCAGCGCGAGCCCCGTCACCGCGCCGATCAGCATCAGCAGCGTCAGGAAGCGCGGAGCGCGAATCACTTGCGCGCGTAGGCCTGGTCGGCGAACGCCGAGATGAGCGCGGCGAGCGAGTCGGGCTGCTGCGCCCACACCGAGGCGGCCGCACCGGTGAGGCGACGGTTCGGGATCGCGGCGGCCTCTTCGTAGCCCATCGACTTGGCCAGTTCCTCCCACTTCTTCTCGGTCGGCCACACCTTCTCGGTGCCGACGAACATCAGCGCGGGCTTGAAGCCCCTCGCGTACTTGGAGCCGTCGAAGTTGAGCAACGTGCGGAAGTACGACTTCATCGTGATCGCCGGCACCTGCGAGGCAGTCGCCCACAGCACCACGCCCTCGGCCGAGTCACGCGCCTGCGCGAGGAACATGGGCTTCATCACCGCGTCGTAGTTGCTCTCGAGGTACTCGAGGAAATACTTCTGCTGCTGCTCGGGGATCTGCATCTCGAGCCGCGCCGCGGCGTCGATCAGCATCAGCCCCTTCAGGCGCTCCGGGTGCGTGCCCGCCGCCACGAGCGAGATCAGTCCGCCGATCCCCTGCCCCACCACGATCGTGCTCTCGGCTTTGTACTGGGAGAGCAACTGCGCGAGGGCCGCGGCCGACGCCTCGAACGAGAACGGGTCCGGCATGGTGCTGCCGCCGTGGCCCGGCAAATCCACCATGACCACGCGGTGATTCGACATGAGGCGCTTGGTGGTGGGGATCCACTGCATGCGCCCCCCGCCGAGGCTGTGGACCAGCACGATCGTCGGCCCCTTGCCGAGCTCGGTGGTCTTGAGCGTGGCCGCGACATCGGCGGCGCGGGCGGGGTGCTGCGACGCGGCCGCGATCAACGCGGCGGCGATGGCGATGGCAATGATGGCGATGCGCTTCACGTGGGTTCCCTCACGACCTGGTGGCGAGATCTCTTTACCCCATATCGGCCCTCCGGAGCCATGGAGTGAGTCTCGGCTATACAGAAGAAGAGGCTTGAAAGCTGCACATGCGTGCAGTAGGGTGCCCGAGCCAGGTTTGGAGCAGCCATGCGACTCGAACTCATCGACGAGGCGGTCCCCGTGCGTGCGGACTTTCACGGCGGTGTCGTGACCCCGATCGCGTTTCGACGCGGAGGGCGCGAACACCGCGTGGTGTCCGTCAACGCGCGCTGGACCGAACGCTCGGGACGACATCCCCACTTCTTCTTCTCCGTCACCGCCTCCAGCGGTGACGTGTATCAGCTGCAGCTTCAGAGCGGTGACATGGTGTGGCGACTCGACTCGGTGGCGCTGGAGGGGTGATGGGGGTGGCGCGCTGACGTGCCCATTGCGACTACTCGACGGCTCTGGGCCGGCGCCGAACCGCTGCCGACATGAATTGGGCGTTGCGGGATCTGCTTGCAGATGCCACGTTTCATGCGCGCATTGCGCAGCCGGAGAACACGCAAGCGCATGCATCACCAATTTGGTCAACGGTTCCCACGAGGCGCAGGAGGTGAGGACGTGGAGAACGGTAGAAGACTGGGAACCCGCGGGCGACACACGAACCCGCTCTCCGGAGCCGTCGCGCGCATCATGCTGACAGGGCTCGCCGCATTCATGGTGGCAGTTTGCTCATGCGCAAGCAGCTCCCCGCTCCGCGCCTCGGAGCGGGCCGCGAGCAACGTGCTCGTATTCGAGCGCAAGCTGTATCCGCCGCGTGTCATGTCCGGCGGGGCAATGGGAAGTTCGGCCTCGCCCTGGAGCAGCCTCCAG from Candidatus Eisenbacteria bacterium encodes the following:
- a CDS encoding alpha/beta hydrolase, which codes for MIRAPRFLTLLMLIGAVTGLALLRESTPTPNAHGTFGRGPRVVLVHGLGSSDADWLPTARALARRHQVTLVDLPGHGLSDMPHNFSLEEARVALDVALAEIGNEPVTLVGHSVGGLVCAAEALASPGRVRALVLIETALKPPMNEAARAGLLAALDSDYDGVIHAAYLDFGRDAEQGERLYREVRALDSTTVKRWIRLAMTSDISAQMTRLQPPMLAIFAPRTWGPDERWEDVAAIIGFDQVPQLEVERIRDAGHFVMLDQPQELAARIARFAAHPEGEPIAGR
- a CDS encoding alpha/beta hydrolase, encoding MKRIAIIAIAIAAALIAAASQHPARAADVAATLKTTELGKGPTIVLVHSLGGGRMQWIPTTKRLMSNHRVVMVDLPGHGGSTMPDPFSFEASAAALAQLLSQYKAESTIVVGQGIGGLISLVAAGTHPERLKGLMLIDAAARLEMQIPEQQQKYFLEYLESNYDAVMKPMFLAQARDSAEGVVLWATASQVPAITMKSYFRTLLNFDGSKYARGFKPALMFVGTEKVWPTEKKWEELAKSMGYEEAAAIPNRRLTGAAASVWAQQPDSLAALISAFADQAYARK
- a CDS encoding response regulator, whose translation is MNCLVVDPSATVRRMLARAATDCGCSEVREAEGAPQATELCDETTRLVLTGWPSSGFDAPALVSHMRSRDDDAMGRRFVIVTTRSRSEDVQAAVDGGVDLYLLRPVTPDELRLRIATAMQSLPAVRDVEPDDIESIGGGDSNAPVARAA
- the flaF gene encoding flagellar biosynthesis regulator FlaF yields the protein MHANPLDAYETAGKSSRSSRELEATALFKAARQLQDCIANWNATDLRARLSAALNYNQRLWTFFQAELSEPGSVLPAELRAKLLSLSVFVDRRTFELMAKPDPAKLNSLIEINRQVAAGLSQPPTPAGGA
- a CDS encoding flagellar protein FlbT; protein product: MALRLTLKPNERVIIGGTAIRNGDQRAEFWIECEVPVLRESDILSPQAVRTPCERVYLALELLYVDPARAETHLATYHELVADVKAAAPSLTPRLDVMEVEVEQHRLYQALRSARQLLEDERGILARAR